The window TGTAAATGAGTAATTGTATGCGTGCTTTGGTTTGATAATCCGAATGGTTGCGGTTTTTCGATATGATGAAGAGCAACatatgagaaagagagagaagaaatggGTATTTGGGATGTGTATTTGAGGTGGATAAGTGGTGTAATTGAATTGGATAGGGTGGGTTTATGATTGTTGAGGTCTTTGACTTCCGGATCATAGTTATTAATTTGGGCAAGACGTTATCAAAGGCAGGAAGCAAACTGTAACAAACTAATAAGTTTGGAATCAGAATTTGATTCTACGCCCTAATGGTGAACATTTGTCAAAATGTGTTGGCACTGAGAAATCTAAAGGCCGTTATAGAACTAGTCAATTTCCTTAACAGCATGTTTGGATTGAGAAAAAAATCCTGAAATTTGAGTCAATTGACAAAACTTAGGATTTGTGAATGGCATATCCTAAATTCCTTCTCTGGATTCATAGGCAATGAAATTTGTAAAGTTCTATGTGGGAAACAAAGAACTTGGtgctttgagaaggaaaaaaggagagagagagccgCAGGGTGGGGGTGGTTGTTGGTGGATGGTGAGGGGGGTGTGGGGTGTTTGGTCATATATCTCAACTTCAAAGTCCAACTTAGTGGGTGTCATTTCCAAAAAGACAAAAGGCTGCCACCATCACAACGTCCACCAGcttgccgccaccaccaccactcttCCTCCACAGTTGTCATTGTCACCACCCTTACCGTTACTTTTACCAGCACTAAAACCACCTCATGCATTACCTTCTGGGGAGAAATTATTTATCGTCAATCACCTTTTGTTTAAGTCCCTAAgcaattaataaatatttaaaatttcaacaatAGCTTTTAATTGCCCTTTTTTTAATAGATATGGGCCTCATACTgggaagttttgttttgtttttccttgttttgcaGGGTTCAATAGCTGGGGTTTGATTTTCAAGATTTGAGTTTTATCACTTGATAGTGAGTGTTCTTAAGTTTTGATTGGGTTTTGAGAAgtcttttcttcatttttgtggATTGGTTTGGGTTTTGAAGGATCAGAAACGAGAAGGATTGCTTTGGTGTATATTTGTGGTGAATAAAGGTGCATCCattctttcctttttatttgaaatCTGTTCATAGGAATACAATTGAAGGTATACTTAGTAGCATTTTCTTCACTAATATGATGATTTCACTTGTTAAGGATCTACTTGTTTCATAGCCTTTAACAAAAACTTGGGGATTTACTACAAATATGACCAGTTTCATAATGGTCCTTCTTAATTATATGCATTAGTTTAATATCATGGACGGCACATGTATTGCATGTCAAATCATAAACCaatcgaaaaataaaaattttggtgATTTTAAATGAATATTAAAGAACAATGGGTGGGTGTTGGAGTAAGAAATCTTAAAACAAGATGGATAGGTGATTTTGAAGGGGTATGAATTTTCTAAATCAAGTCAACATGCTGCAAGAAACACATTAAAATGATTTGTTGATAAGGATACATACATGAACATTATATGGAGGGCACATGCTGCAATGGTGCAGAACGCTGACTTCAGGATAAGACTTTAGAGCAgttagagaaagaaaagaaatattgTTGTATATATGCATCTTTATCTTCCTCAGTATTTTAATAATGAAAGACAGCTTCATTAGATGTCTTGATGACCATACTCGCTTCATCTTCTCTACCCCTTGTGTTATTTCATATTCATTATGCTTTAGCAGATTAGGTTACCTAAATTGACGAATTAATGATTGAGATTAAGCATATGTTTGACATCAACGATGTACAAATACAGTGATCAAGAGAATCAGACTCTTCATTAAGGACTTTTTTGGTATTCAATCTAGTATATTAATTGATTGCAATTTTAGAAAGGCGACTCTTTTGAATGTAATTCCTCAGTGACATGGTCGttattatttttgaaatgtattatatGTTTGCTCTTCTATTACTTTTCAAGACTTGGTTTCTATTCCTTTCTTCTGCAGAGAGACCATTATACTTATTATATGTATTCCTTTCTTCTGCTGAGAGACTATTATACTTATTATATGTTGATGCAGGTGTGATGGAGATATCATTGTTCAAAGCACTTCTTAATAACATCTCCTCTTTTTTCCATTTATCATCTCATAACAACATAAACTTTGACCCGGTTCTGAAGTACTACAAAAGCGCCGAAGAGATATTAAAACTGTTGAAGACTCTACTTGATGCCATTGCTGATTCTGAAATAGCTTCTTATGAAATACTTGATAAGCCATTTGAGGAACTGGGTCAGTATGTTGATGAGTTGAGGGTGCAAATTGAAGACTGGCAGCCATTCTCTAGTAAAGTCAATCTTGTAAGTTACTAGTCTATGCGGTTGCGCTTTTTTTAATAGGATGGATGATGTATCTTATGAAAATTTAAGGTGGATTTGACTTGTCATATTCATAATCCTCACTATAAGTTTGATCAATACTCTTTTTTTGAGGTAAGGTGATCAATACAAATTTGGTTATTCTCTTAGTCAGAACTAATGTTAGTATGATacgcttctctctctctctctctcattcattAATACAAATTTGGTTATTCTTAGTCAGAACTAATGTTAGTATGATacgcttctctctctctctctctcattcattAATACAAATTTGGTTATTCTTAGTCAGAACTAATGTTAGTATGATacgcttctctctctctctctctctctctttcatcaATAAAAATTTGGTTATTCTCTTAGTCAAAACTAATGTTAGTATGATacgcttctctctctctctctctctctctctctctctctctctctctgagttaATAACGcactattttttatgtttttcaataCATGAATTTGAAACCGCATGTGCTGGGAGGATTGTTAGTCTATATTTCTAGAGAGAAGGCATGAAAGAAAATGGCTGATGAACAGGTCATTGTGACATTTACAGTAGTAATGGCGGCCTCTTTATACCTTATTTACCCTCTCATATTTAAATCCTTGTCATCAGATAGCTAATTAGTCTTTTCTTTTGAAAGGATGTATGTTTTTGCTTTAGAGAGTCTAAGGTTGCTTTATAACTGTAAGAATTGGAAGCATGTGCAGTCCCAATTGTTACATGCAGCTCCATTGCTGGTTCTTTTAAATAGTGACATTTAATGAATCTTccattgcttcttttttttttttttttttcctgatgcCACTTGGCTTTTGTCAAGTTTCATAGTGTGGCATGGACATAAGCAATAGTATTTTATCTAATCATCTTATCCTTTGACGTGTAGGTTCTtcaagttgaatcgttgataACAAAGATTTGGGCTTCTGGCCTGGATATCTTTCAACTGTTGAAAACTTCCCCCCAGCATCTTCCTGATGAAATGGGTTCAGCATCTCTTGAGGTAGCAAATGTGTGCAAatgttttctttagttttttacCTGTTTCATTGTGTTTCTGGTAGAGCATAACACTCGGTTTCCTATTCATTACTCACTAAAGTACATTGGTTAATGAAAAGTGAGATGATTaaatacttaataaaaaaaactttggaATGAGGAAGTAATTTCTGGCCTTTCTGGTGGACTTCTAATTCTAGAAGAGTTTTCGCTATGTCCTTTATGATGTCTAATATTCACCGTGGTGTTTTGGCAGCAATGCATACAAAAACTTGAGCACATGGGCTATGAACAAATGTCAACTGTCATTAAAGATGCTATAAGCGATCAAGTGGAGGGTGTTGGACCAAGCTCAGAGATCCTAGTGAAAATTGCAGAGGGCCTTAGCTTGAAGTCAAACCAGGAGATTCTTATTGAGGCTGTAGCACTTGAAAAGTTGAAGGAAAATGCTGAACAATCTGAAAAGATTGAGGAAGCGGAGTATATTGAGCAAATGATATCCCTTGTTACCCGTATGCACGAGCGCCTTATTACCATAAAGCAAGCCAGGAGCTGCAGCCCTGTTCCAATACCTGCTGATTTCTGTTGCCCCCTCTCTCTGGAGCTGATGACGGATCCAGTGATTGTGGCATCAGGACAAACCTATGAGAGAACTTTCATCAAGAACTGGATCGGTCTTGGCCTCACTGTTTGTCCAAAGACGCGGCAGACTTTGGCTCACGCCAATTTGATACCTAATTACACTGTAAAGGCACTAATTGCAAATTGGTGTGAGTCAAACAATGTGAAACTGCCTGATCCGGTAAAGTCTGTTGGCTTAAATAAGTCAGCACACCTTCTTGGGCATGCAGAGCCTGATACACCAAAGGATTCTCCTATTTTTTCTCATTCCAGTGTCAATCAATCAATGTCACCTGAGTCTACTCGGTCTACTGGTTTGCCCTCTAAGAGCATGTTTTCATCTGGTCCACTGCATCGGGAGAGAATTTCTCCTTTGCATCCTCGTTCAACATCAGAAGGTTCCTTGCCTGGTATAGTTGGAAATGGGCAGGCTTTGGATATTGAAAGAATATCACTAGCAAATTCTGAAGACAGGTCTGCCAACTTAGAAGAAAGGAGTACAGATCTAGATAGCCAGCACTCTATGTCGCCATCTCGAGATGAACTTCCTAATTCTATTGAAGATGAGCAGCCATCTCAAAGCCATAATAGAACTGCGTCAGCTTCTAGCGTACTTTTTAATGCCAATGGTACTCAAGGAACTTCTGTCAATGTCAATGGGGTCTTACAGGTACCGACGAATCTGTCAGGCTACAGCAGTGACGCTTCTGGGGAGTTGAAATCACAAGCACAAACTGTTGCTCCCTTGGCCCCCCAACAGAGAGAAACTGAATCACCAACCAGAATGGCAGAGTCAAGACCTCGAAACCAAATGTGGCGCCGACCATCTAGCTTCCCGAGGATAGTTTCTTCTCCACCTATTGAAACGCGGCCTGATCTTTCTGAACTTGAAGCCCAAGTTCGTAACCTAGTTGATGATTTGAAAAGCACTTCACTTGATACACAAAGAGAGGCAACATTTCAACTCCGGCTACTTGCCAAACATAATATGGATAATCGGATTGTTATTGCAAATTGTGGGGCCATTGGCTTGTTGGTGGATTTGCTCCGCTCTACAGATACAAGAGTTCAAGAGAATGCTGTCACAGCACTTCTTAACTTATCGATTAATGATAACAACAAAACTGCAATTGCCACTGCCAATGCAATTGAACCTCTGATTCATGTCCTTGAGACAGGGAGTGCTGAGGCCAAGGAGAACTCAGCTGCCACTCTATTTAGCCTTTCGGTGATCGAGGACAACAAGGTTCGTATTGGAAGGTCAGGGGCTATTGGGCCTCTGGTTGATTTATTGGGGAATGGGAGTCCCAGAGGGAGGAAAGATGCAGCCACAGCTTTGtttaatttgtcaatttttcATGAGAACAAGGATCGAATTGTTCAAGCTGGTGCTGTAAAGTACCTAGTGGAGTTGATGGACCCTGCGGCGGGAATGGTTGACAAGGCAGTTGCTGTTTTGGCTAATCTTTCGACAATTCCCGAGGGAAGGACAGCAATTGGTCAGGAGGGTGGGATCCCTGTTCTTGTCGAGGTTGTTGAGTTGGGTTCTGCAAGAGGGAAGGAGAACGCAGCTGCTGCTCTTTTACAGCTCTGCACAAACAGTAATAGATTTTGCAGTCAGGTCCTCCAAGAAGGAGCTGTCCCACCATTAGTGGTATTGTCACAATCCGGCACCCCTAGGGCAAAAGAAAAGGTACTTGTGCTTTTTGTGATGTTTGATTCTGTCTCCGATGGTTTTGTTATTATCATGAATGATGTATTGAACGTAGCATAATTGGTTTTCTTGCAGGCACAGACACTCCTTAGCTACTTCAGAAACCATAGACAAGGTAATGCTGGTAGAGgataatcaaaattgtttgCTGTCAGCTGAGGTTTTGAGTCAGCTTCTATAGATAATGTGTAAATTGGTTGGCGCAAATAATGCGGTTGAAGATTTTATTGTGTGGATTTTAATGTGATTTGTAGAGAAGACGTAAAAACAAACGATTGATAGAAGATTTGTACGTCTGATTTGTAAAATACTTACGTGAATGTGGGAAGAAAAAGTTCATAGCATACCTGTAAGTCCGGCTAGGCAAGATGATGACAAATTTGTATTTGGAATTGTTGATGTTATGCCCCCATTGTCTTGGTAGTATAGACATTTATATATTTCCATGTTAGGTTTTACTCTTTTAGTGATAGTTTCTGGGTGCTTTGCAGGGTATTTTGTGCAgcggttttatttatttatttatatatttcatcAATGCAAGTGCTGAGATTCGAACTTGTGATCTCTTTCaatattacaatttacaagacaaggaAACTTGGGCACAATACTGTTGGTTCTTGCTTGTGTTCAAGAGGAAATGTGAAAATAAAGGTTGTCGGGAGAAATGCAAAACCATCACGTTTCCTCTTGAGCTCAAAGCTGTATAGCAAGAGCGCATTGGCTTCTGTCTCAAATCCCACATCTTCACATCATGGTCAAATGATGAAGTAGCAAACATACAAGGGGAATGGTGGGCAAGTTTGGCAAAACTGATTGGTTCTTGGTGAATATTAGTGAACAACCGTAAACACTTTCCAATTGCCATGTCATATAGAGCAACACCTTCAAAGTAACTACTGGCGACACCGTTACAGTAACTACTAACAAGAAGCTGATTATCAGTtgaatttacatgaaaaattgTCAACTGCTCAACACTGGAGCTGCAAAAGGAGCTTGAAACTTCCCGTGACATGTAATTGATGTCGAACAAGGAACCGTTATCTGAACCAGTAACATGTTACTTGTTCAACAACAATTGGGAAAGAAAAGGTAAGAAAATGCTACATTAAGTATTTCCCataaaaaattgcagaaaagcAGTAGCAGAAGATGAGAGATACCGAGCTTCTAAGCTGGAGACAGACatgctccttttcttcttcttctcctggTTTTCCTGAGTGAAATGCAATGGTGAGAAGTGAAGTGTGAGTGGTGAAATTAAAGGGGAATCTTCTACGAGAGTACAAAAGTATGTTGGTTTGAGTAAGTGTGAGACGTGCTGAGGGACAGTGTACGGAGTAATTGAAGTTTGTCCCTTCAGAAATCAGAACCGCATGTTGCAGAAAAGAAACCAGACAAGCACACAAGTATTCACATCGGTCCCTATATTTGTCCTACACATGCTTCCAAACATTCGGATTGGTTAAACGCCCTAGCAACCAAATTTTTACGTACTTTCTTATCCCACAAagaatttttttgatttttattcATGTTGGAGGGATAATATCTACGTTGTTGGTAAAGATGCTTTCTCATTCCGGATGTTCCATTAGTGCTTGAATCGATGGCATGGTCACCCAAGTTTCTTCCATCGTTGGGGCAATAGATATATTTAGCCCCAAGTCTGTCTTCTTGAACCATATTTGCTTTTCCATTTTCATCTTTTACGACTTTCCTTTCTTCATCCTTGACGCTTACTAAGATCCTAACTTGATAAGGTTTAAAGTGCTCCCAAATCCAACTACGTTTACCTTATGGAAGACGAGAATCAATGAGGAGTTGGTTTTCTTTGGATGACTAGTTACGTGGTCGCTGGTAAGGTGAtcagggttttttttattttctgcacttttgCTGATTGGGCTTTGATTATCCCCAATCAATTacttaattaaaaaagaatggTTTTCACTTTTCATTGCTTCAAATGGAAGTTTCCAGCATATTTTAGTTGATACAAGAAAGTAGAAACGACTTGATGACTCGCAGCTGGAAGGATAAAAGATTCTTAATGCCTTTAATTACTTGTACACTTGACTTGGTTattgcttctttctttctttcatctCTCACTAATtgctttttagttttataacaTGTATCTATATTACTTTAGTTACAGCATGAAAATATAATCTGACGTGTGTGACAAGAAATGTTTCCTAAAGCAGCCGATGGAGCCCataatccttttcttttttgggaattttaacgaaaagctcacggtattattcattttaacgaaaaatcatatttttacattaaaaagttgatcctggtattattcattttaccctttattttgtccttatcattaaaattcaaagttttcaaacatttttcattacttttcctttcttttttttttccttccaattttCAAGGATACCTTTTGTGCCAACAAAAACACGGTATTGCTGTCATTTTGCTATTTCTCATTTACCAAAAACAGGGTGCAGTGATGCATTCCTAATTTTATCACCAATGATTCTTCAAATTGACCAAAGTTCTTGTTTTgactttcaattttaaaatcaatcaatgtcgtcTTTAAAATTGGCCACTGCCCATCAATCTTGTCATTTTGTTTAGAATCCTCGTTTATTATGTGTTTGTTGAAGAAGCAGCTGCCGTGGATCAGTGGTAAGTAAATGTACATGATAAGAATTTGcaacaaataaagaaaactgAAAGTAAAAGGAAAAGTCCAACGGTAATAATTGAGATCATGTGTCAAAGAATACAAGGGGAACCAGATCTGCCGGGCAGGCAGTAAAATAAtaatcacatgcacatgcaACCCGTTTTAAATGGTAAATTAAATATCAACTCTAACCCAACAACACTACGCCCgacaaaagattaaaataatGACAGCTGACAGCATTACAACAAACACCgcgtcctctctctctctctcttcctcttcctcttcctcttcctcttttaGTATAATGCCAATACTGCCCATCCCAATGCGATGGATCCGACCACCTTGTGCAGGGACCTGATCGTCATTGCACCACTCTGCATTTCCAAAAATCCACACATTCAACATTATGAACACAACAGAATCCAATAAATAATCATTTTCAATTCCACAATTCTAATTatctaatttaattaattatttactaCTATCCAGCAGCGGCTATTTTCCACAATGACACTCTGACACTACCCCTCAACTACGGACCGAACCCCAGAAGGATTCATTACTAAAAAAATTTTACGTAGGGCCAATTAGGTAATTTAATCACAATATTTCCCCCAACCTAACCCCACCACCAACAATGGTGGCGCGTGAGAATGTTGTAAAGGCGGTATGCTGTGGGTGGAGGGATAATCCACCGCCCAGACAAACAGATCTGATGAGTAAACCATCAAGGAAGAGCGTCTACTACAGTGAAGTTATGAACCCAagtaaattttgaattgaaattaCCAGATCTAGGTGCGCATTGCACCCACAGTGCATAATAGGtctaaacagaaaaaaaaaacattggaaACAGAATGCATACCTGATCGTCAGCTGCTGTAGAAGGACCCGGAGACGTAGCATCGGGAGAAGAAGCATCGGGAGACGAAGCATCAGGTCCCTCTGGCGCCGGTGGGCTGGCTACATCCGGAGTCGGAGCAGCCGCCGGAGACTTGTGCTTCGGCTTCTTGCTCTTGCTCTTGCTGGGAGTTGGAGCAGCCGCCGGAGACTTGTGCGTCGGCTTCTTGCTGGGAGCCGGAGCGGGGACCTCAGGAGTACTGGGTGGCTCAGCTGCGGGAGCAGGGGCGGCTGCCGGAGGAGATTTGGCCGGTGGAGAGCTGACCGGAGCCTTAGCCGGTGGGGAGCTCTCAGGAGTGGGCAATGGGGGTGAGACGGTAGAGGTAGGGGGAGTGGCCACCGGAGTGGGAGCAGCGGCCGGCTTGGGTGGAGCCGACGCCGGAGTGGGAGAAGATTTGGGGGTGGCAACTGGAGATGGTGACTTGGGCTTAGGAGCTGCAGCTGGTGTAGTAGCTGGAGGGGTGGCGGCTGGAGTGGCCGGAGAGTTAGTGGGCGCGGATGACGGAGCCTGTCCTCCGACGCCGGCGACGAGAAGGCAGATGAGTGCGATGGTGAAGATGTTGTTCCGCTCCATCTCTCTCAGACTTAGCAGTCGCaggttctagagagagaaatgtttagagagagagagatagagcgAGAGTGAGAGTGTCAGAGTCTTGAAGATAGTTTATATAGGCCCGATCTCAACGGGAAGAAAGGGGTGGTTAATCTGGAGCGTACATCGAGGTGGACCGGTTTGAAGATGGGGCCGGATTAGCCGTTGGATGGATGCAGAGAGACGAAGAGAAGGTTCGGCCTTTTCCGGGGGCCACAACAGAGAACATGTATGCGGACGTGGTGCTGTAGAGTGGGTGTTTGGAGTGGACACAGTCTGGCTGGGACCCACCAGCTTCATTAGACGCATGTGAGACGTTCACTGTTCAGCATAGGCTAATGGTGTTCTGAGACGCGGGTTTCGTTCACCGACAATATTCTTGACTTCTTCCTTATTTTAATGACGTGGTAATATCATTTTAGACTTGGCCAtaagttaaaaagaaaactaatggaaaatgtttgaaaattttgagttttaatgataaaaataaaataaatggtcaaatgaatagtaccagaattgactttttagtgtaaaaatatgatttttcattaaagtgaacagtatcatgaatttttcgttaaaacttcctaacTTAAATGCGCGGTTTTGTTTGATAACCATCCATGgatgattttggtttttggttgtttACATTTGGCTGATGTGTAACTTTAATTGTCACGATTTAGCAATCATTTAGAGTATCTTCAaagaatatgttaaaaataaCATGTCAAAATTATATTTGATGGCTGACGTGGCCAATTGAATACAAGTGCTAAATCATTTTCTTATCCAATAGATGTGTCAAATatgtattttattgttttattaggCCCAGAGTTACATAAACTattaaaaataaccaaaattaatttcagtttttattctatttattgTAAATGAGACCCATAagttaaaaaattcaattaaaaatatttgactctttctttgtttgttgtcaaAAAAGATAGTTATAAAGTAAGGAGTCAAATGACTCAACTGCCACATCACATTTAGCATATCCACTGGAGAACACCTTAATATCTTTTAGTCTTA of the Pyrus communis chromosome 1, drPyrComm1.1, whole genome shotgun sequence genome contains:
- the LOC137739513 gene encoding U-box domain-containing protein 4-like gives rise to the protein MEISLFKALLNNISSFFHLSSHNNINFDPVLKYYKSAEEILKLLKTLLDAIADSEIASYEILDKPFEELGQYVDELRVQIEDWQPFSSKVNLVLQVESLITKIWASGLDIFQLLKTSPQHLPDEMGSASLEQCIQKLEHMGYEQMSTVIKDAISDQVEGVGPSSEILVKIAEGLSLKSNQEILIEAVALEKLKENAEQSEKIEEAEYIEQMISLVTRMHERLITIKQARSCSPVPIPADFCCPLSLELMTDPVIVASGQTYERTFIKNWIGLGLTVCPKTRQTLAHANLIPNYTVKALIANWCESNNVKLPDPVKSVGLNKSAHLLGHAEPDTPKDSPIFSHSSVNQSMSPESTRSTGLPSKSMFSSGPLHRERISPLHPRSTSEGSLPGIVGNGQALDIERISLANSEDRSANLEERSTDLDSQHSMSPSRDELPNSIEDEQPSQSHNRTASASSVLFNANGTQGTSVNVNGVLQVPTNLSGYSSDASGELKSQAQTVAPLAPQQRETESPTRMAESRPRNQMWRRPSSFPRIVSSPPIETRPDLSELEAQVRNLVDDLKSTSLDTQREATFQLRLLAKHNMDNRIVIANCGAIGLLVDLLRSTDTRVQENAVTALLNLSINDNNKTAIATANAIEPLIHVLETGSAEAKENSAATLFSLSVIEDNKVRIGRSGAIGPLVDLLGNGSPRGRKDAATALFNLSIFHENKDRIVQAGAVKYLVELMDPAAGMVDKAVAVLANLSTIPEGRTAIGQEGGIPVLVEVVELGSARGKENAAAALLQLCTNSNRFCSQVLQEGAVPPLVVLSQSGTPRAKEKAQTLLSYFRNHRQGNAGRG
- the LOC137740281 gene encoding lysine-rich arabinogalactan protein 18; its protein translation is MERNNIFTIALICLLVAGVGGQAPSSAPTNSPATPAATPPATTPAAAPKPKSPSPVATPKSSPTPASAPPKPAAAPTPVATPPTSTVSPPLPTPESSPPAKAPVSSPPAKSPPAAAPAPAAEPPSTPEVPAPAPSKKPTHKSPAAAPTPSKSKSKKPKHKSPAAAPTPDVASPPAPEGPDASSPDASSPDATSPGPSTAADDQSGAMTIRSLHKVVGSIALGWAVLALY